The Pirellulales bacterium region CACCGGCCCCTCGAGGTAGGCCCCTTTAAGCTCAAACTGCCCCGCCACTTCGCCACATTTCCAGTCCGGCTGGCCGCTATCGCGCAATAAAAACTCCAGCGCGGTCTCGCCGGGGATAAACGGATCATGCTGGCGCAGGTACCCCAGCCGCAGCTTGGGATGGCGAATGATTTCCCCTTTGTCCAACTCCTCCTCGCCGAGCAAGATTTTTAACAGCGTACTTTTGCCCGCGCCGTTCCGCCCGACAAAGCCCACTTTTTCATCATCGGTGATCGTCGCCTCCGCTCCGTCCAGGAGAATCTGATCGCCGTAACTTTTGTGGGCGTTTTTGATTTGTAACAGCACGGCCATGCGGAAAGCTGCCTGGGGGGTGTGATAAACGTAGTAAAGGCTTTTGCCCGTAGTAAAATACCGTGTAATTTTACCTAAATATGGCTATTTTGGCTATGCATCTGGGCGAACGGCCCCAAAACATCCCAGCCTATGGCAAGCGCAGCGTCTAGCTAGATTAACGAAAAAAACAATTACAAGGTCCAACGGCCCGCAAAAGGTTTCCGGATGCCTTAAATCGACTCTTGGAGGGAATCGCTGGATCGCGGTAGCATGAAGATTATTATGCGAGAAAGTAGGTTGGTTAAGCGAAATTTTGACTTGGTT contains the following coding sequences:
- a CDS encoding ATP-binding cassette domain-containing protein, which produces MAVLLQIKNAHKSYGDQILLDGAEATITDDEKVGFVGRNGAGKSTLLKILLGEEELDKGEIIRHPKLRLGYLRQHDPFIPGETALEFLLRDSGQPDWKCGEVAGQFELKGAYLEGPV